TCAGTGCGGCGTCACGGGTGGGGAAATCCAGGGCGACGATGATAGGAGTCTGGCAGGCGGACATGGATGGGCTCTCAGGCAAGTCGAAATCGGCGCGCATTGTAGCGGAAGCGGCGGCGGCGCGGCACCCGATGATCGGTAAATCGTCGCCGCAAACGTGATCAGCATAGCGCTCGCTGCAATTGTGTCGAACTCGATACACAACCGACACGCCGCCAACAAGCGCCCGCGCTAGCCTCGCCAGCCGCAACACGTCCTTACATCAGCACTTCCCGCCTCACGGCAGGACGCCTATGCTGAAACCACCACCTCGCAGCCCATCTTTGTGGTTGGCGGCCTACTGGCAGATGAACAGCCCCATGCACAACACCCAGATCACCGTGACTGATGAGCAGAAAGACGACAAGCGCTGGAGCATCCGTGCGCTGATCGTCGATGACGATGTGCCGATCCGCGAGCTGATGATCGACTACCTGGCGCGTTTCAACATCCACGCCAGCGGCGTCACCGACGGCGCGGCCATGCGTCAGGCGATGCAGGCCGAGCATTTCGACGTGGTGGTGCTCGACCTGATGCTGCCCGGCGAAGACGGCCTGTCGCTGTGCCGCTGGCTGCGCGCCGAATCGGACATCCCGATCCTGATGCTCACCGCCCGCTGCGAACCCACCGACCGCATCATCGGCCTGGAACTGGGCGCCGACGACTACATGGCCAAACCGTTCGAGCCACGGGAGCTGGTGGCGCGGATCCAGACCATCCTGCGCCGTGTGCGCGATGACCGCACGGAACAGCGCGCCAACATCCGCTTCGACAACTGGCGCTTGAACAGCGTGCTGCGCCAGTTGATCGCCGACGATGGCCTGGTGGTGCCGCTGTCCAACGCCGAATTCCGCCTGCTCTGGGTCTTCATCGAACGCCCGCGCCGCGTACTCAGCCGCGAACAACTGCTGGATGCCGCCCGTGGCCGCTCGATCGAGGCGTTCGACCGCAGCATCGATTTGCTGGTGTCGCGCCTGCGGCAAAAACTCGGCGACGACCCGAAAGCCCCGCAGTTGATCAAAACCGTGCGCGGTGAAGGTTACCTGTTCGACGCGCGAGACATCGGCTGATGCGAGCGCGCTTCGACACGCTGTTCGGCCGCCTGTTTGGCATGCTGTTCGTGGCGATCGTCCTGGCGCACCTGCTGGCCTTTGCCTGGTTTCATCACTATGGGCCACCCCCACCGCCGCCCCCGCCGGAGTTTGCCGAGGGCGTCGACGGCCAACGGCCACCGCCGGATCCGCGTTTCGCCCATCGCCCGCCGCGCCCCTGGTTCGGCGGGCCGTTGGTGCCGCTGACCTTCCAGTTCATCTCGCTGATGATCGCTGCGTGGTACGGCGCCAAACTGCTCAGCCGGCCGATCCAGCGCCTGAGCGATGCCGCCGAGCGCCTCAGCGAAAACCTCGACAGCCCGCCGCTGGACGAGTCCGGCCCGCGTGAGGCCCGACAAGCGGCGCACACCTTCAACCTGATGCAACAACGCATTCGTGAACAGGTGCAGCAGCGAGCACGCATGCTCGGCGCCGTCTCCCACGACCTGCGCACGCCGCTGTCGCGGTTGAAGCTGCGCCTGGAACAGATCGACGACGAAAAACTGCAAGGCCAGATGCGCCAAGACCTTAACGACATGATCGGCATGCTCGACGCCACTCTCACCTACCTGCACGAACAGCGCACCAGCGAAGCGTTGCAGTTGATGGATGTGCAGGCGCTGGTCGAATCGTTGTGCGAGAACGCTCAGGATCAAGGTGCAGACGTTGAAGTCAGCGGCCATTGCGCACCGCTGCAGGTGCAGCCGATGGCGCTGCGCTCGTGCATCAACAACCTGATGGACAACGCCCTGCGCTACGCCGGACAGGCACGCATCGAACTGCAGGATCAACGCGAGCAACTGCTGATCCGCGTGATCGACCACGGCCCGGGGATTGCCGAAGACAAGCGCGAGGCGGTGTTCGAACCGTTCTTTCGCCTGGAAGGCTCGCGCAACCGCAACTCCGGCGGCGTCGGCCTGGGCATGACCATCGCCCGTGAAGCGGCGCAGCGTCTGGGTGGTCAGTTGAATCTGGAAGAAACCCCGGGCGGCGGCCTGACCGCAATCATCCGCCTACCGCGCACTTAAGAAACACACCTATCCACCGTGGGAGCGGGCTTGCTCGCGAAAGCGGTGTGTCAGTCGACTTCTGTGTTGAATGATCGGCCGCCTTCGCGAGCAAGCCCGCTCCCACAGGTTTCAGTGGTGTTCACTCCGTCGTGTATACCCACCGGTACAAAGCCAAAACACCCAGGACATCTTGCCCCTTGAGTCTGCACAAGCCGGTACACCCACCGGTTTTACAGTCCAAGGAGTGAGCCCATGATCGGTAGCGTCAGCAACTACACGAGCTATACCAGCACCAGCAGCACCACCCAGAACGCCCGCAGCCAACAACTGCAAAAGCAACTGTTCGCCAAACTCGACAGCAACGGCGACGGCGCGGTGGATCAGGACGAACTGAAAAGTGCTCTGTCGCAGAAATCCGACGATGGCCTGCTGGTCAACCTGAGCAAGCAATTCGGTGATCTGGACAGCGACGCCAGCGGCAGCCTCAGCGCCGAAGAAATGACCGCGATGGCGCCTCCGCCGCCACCTCAGGATCAAGCACCGAACACCGACCTCGCCGACGCCCTGATCAGCGCCCTCGACGCCGATGGTGATGGCGCCATCAGCAGCGACGAACTGAGCACCGGCCTGACCAGCGCCGGCAGCAGCGCCGACAGCAACCAAATATTCTCGGCCCTGGACAAGAACAAGGACGGCACCGTCAGCCAGGACGAACTCACCGCCAGCCTCACCCCACCACCGCCACCTCCGCCGCAACAAGCCTCCAGCAACGAACTGTTCAGCCAACTGGATGCCGATGGTGACGGCAGCATCAGCGAGACCGAACTGAGCAGCGCGTTGCAAAGCAGCGACAGCGCCTCGACGATTAGCACTGATACCAGCGCTGCATTGCTCAAGGTACTGGACAGCGACAGCAGTGGCGGCGTGAGCAGCGACGAACTGAAAGCGGCGCTACAGGCAGGTCGGGAACGCCCGCCCGAAGAACAGACCGCCAGCACCCAGACCACCAGCGAAGCGCTGAACCGGATGATTGCCAACTTGAGCAAGCAGTACTCGCTGGACAATGCTGCGCCGGTGGGCAAATACCTGAATGTGGCGACTTGAGTTGATGGGGTGATGAGTGATCGTTTCCATGCAGTGGTGTGGGAACGGTCATTTGGGTGTGGCCGTGAGAAGCTGGTTGCCTGATATGCCTCTTCGCGAGCAGGCTCACTCCTACAATTGGATGGAGTGCATTCAGTTGGAGATTGTTCGGCTATAAGGCCGCCTTCGCGAGCAAGCCCGCTCCCACAGTTGGATTGGGGGTGGTCAGTTGGAAATTGGTCGGCTGTCAGGCCGCCATCGCCAGCAGGCTGGCTCCCACAATTTTTAACTGTATGCACCGCACGCGGCGAAGCCGCCCCACTCAATGGCCGAGTGTCAGCTCGCCGAAAGCTCTTGATCTTGACCTACGGGCGACATCGGAAGGCTGAGTGGAGGGATTGATCCGGGGGTGGGAGCGCAGCGACCGTTTGGCGAAGCCAAACACAGCGAGAGGAGGTGCAGCGAAGCAAACCGGAGGCGATGCCCCCGGATGAATCCCGGAGCGAAGGGACCCCGAGCCCCAGCGAGCGGGCCGAACGTAGGAGCAAGCGTTTTGGGTTACTTTTTAGGCGTTTGTAAAAAGTGACTCGCCGTAAGGGCGAAACCGCCAGCCGCCACACCCAAACCAACGGATATGCCCACAACCCCAAAAAAGCCAAGGCGCCTAAACCCGAGCCTGACTCTTACTCCAATCTGTCAACAAACTATAGGCCACCGCCAACAACGTAGGCCCGATAAACAACCCGATAAACCCAAACGCAATCAACCCGCCAAACACCCCAAGCAACACAATCACCAACGGCAGATTCCCCCCGCGGCTGATCAGATAAGGCTTCAACACGTTATCCACGCCACTGATGATGAACGTCCCCCAGATCCCGAGAAACACCGCCATCCCGTACTCGCCCTTCCACGCCAGCCAGGCCGTAGCCGGAATCCACACCAACGGTGGCCCCATCGGAATCAGACTCAACAGGAAGGTCACGATCCCCAGCACCAACGCCCCCGGAACCCCGGCAATCAGGAACCCGACCAACGCCAGAACCGCCTGCGCCGCCGCCGTACCGATCACCCCGTTGACCACCCGCTGCACGGTGCCGGCCACCAGCTCGATGTAATACCCGGCACGCTCACCAATCAGGCGCTGCAGCAGACCGTGAACAAACGCCGCCAAGCGCGGCCCGTCGCGATAGAAAAAGAACACGAAGACAATGCTCAAGGTCAGCTCGAGAATCCCGCCGCCAATCTGCGCACTGCGCGCCAGCAACCAGTTACCGACCTGCCCCAGATACGGTTTGATCGACACCATCAGCGCTGCGCCCTGCTGATCAATGCTGTTCCAGATCCCCACCAGCCGCTCGCCCACCAATGGCACGCTGCCGAGCCAGACCGGCGCCTCCGGCAGACCATCGACCTGCACATCCTTGATGAACGCCGTGGCGTCGCGCACATGATCGGCCAGGTTGAACCCGAGCCACACCAGTGGCGCCGCCACCAGCAACATCCAGCCCAGGGTCAAAATAGCTGCGGCAAGTGATTCGCGGCCATTGAGCCAACGGGTCAGCAGACGCATCAGCGGCCAACTGGCAAACGCCAGCACCGCGCCCCAGAACAGCGCCGACCAGAACGGCGCCATCACCCACAGGCTGGCACCGAACAGCACCAGCAGGAGGATTTGCACCAACAGCCGATCGTTATTGAGCATGTACAGTCTCGAAGAAGTCAGTCGGTCAAAGAGTAGGCGAACACGCCGCGCGTGCACGCCCGATGCAGCTTACCGCAACAGATCGATGCGCAGGCCAGAGCCGTCGGCGCTCCCCGCCTCCATCCGTGCCGCCCGTACCCCCTGACCGATCAGCGCCTGACGCCAGGCCTCGGCCTTGGGTCCGGCAATCGTCACGCGTTGGGTGGTGTCGAGGTTCAAGCCACGGGAAATCAGTCGTAACCAGGTGTCATCCGGATCGCCGGTCAGCTTGGGGAAGTCCAGTTCACCGGTACTTTTGAGCTGTCGCAACAGCGTGGCCGAGGTCGGCAGCAACACGCCCAGCGGCGCGCCCGCTTCGAACTGTTCGACATGCAGGTAGGCTTTGCGATTGCCGCGGGTGATGCTGTAGAGCGCGACCAGGGTGTTGTCCTTCGGTGCGGCCAGACGCAACAGCAGATAGGCCTGTTGCTCATCGGCACCGTACAGCTTGGAGTTGCCGAACACTTCATTGGCCCACAGGCTGCTTTCGCCACAATCACGGGCCTGACACCAGAACAGCAACTCGGCGTCCTGCTTTTGCAGGGCTTCGCGGGCGGCGGTGAAGGCTTCGGTGGCGGAATGCTCAGGCGGCAACTCGTAGGTGACCGAAGTGGTCTGGCCGCGCGCCGTGACCTGGCCGTCAAAGCGCAACTGGCCGCTGATCTTGCGGATCGAGCCCAGCGGATAGATCCGCTCAAGCTCCACAGGAGGGCGATAGTCGACGATCTGCGCATCGGCCAGACGCGGCACGATCTGCAAATCCTGGCTGCCGGGCACGTCGGCGGCGAACGAAACGGAACTGAAACAGCACAGCGCCAACAGACTGAGTGACCGCATAGTCAGGCTCATCGGATCGGCATGGCTTGGCGGGTCGGGGGCGCAGCGGTATAGAAATCCATCGTGTTTGTCTCCCATTTCAACCCGCCCAGCCTCGACAGTTGCCCGGTGCAAGTCAAGGAATGGCGAAGAAGCGATTGAAACAGTCTGCGACAAGGTCGGCACCGGACTCATCGTTCAGGTGCAAATGATGCCCGCCCGCCAGCTGTTCCTGGCTAAAGGGTAGCCGCTCCAGCAACTCCGGATGTTTGGCCAGCATGCCGTCGGCGGCCACCACCAGTTGCGCCGGACAGGTGATGCGCTGGACGAAAGCCATCGCCTGCTCCTGCGTCAGGCGCAACGGCGACGGCAGGGTCAGGCGATTGTCGGTGCGCCAGGTATAACCGCCGGGCACCGGCATCAGGCCGCGTTGCGCCAGCAGTTCGGCGGCTTCGCGACTGACCGCCACCAAGCCCTTCATCCGTGCTTCGATAGCGCGGTCGAGGGTGTTGTAGACCGGCTTGCGCTTTTCGCGCAGATCCAGTTGCGCCTGCAGGGCCATGCCCATGCGCTCGGCAGCATTTTCGCCTTTGTCCGTAGGAGGAATCACCCCGTCGATCAATGCCAGATGAGTGATGCGCTCTGGCAACGAGCCGGCCAGCACCAGCGAAACGATCGCGCCCATCGAATGCCCGAGCAGACCGAAGCGTTTCCAGCCCAGTTGCTCGGCGACCTGCAATACGTCATGGGCGTAGTCCCACAGCGCATAACCGGCGCCATTCGGTCGATGCCCGGAATGCCCATGCCCGGCCATGTCCAGGGCGATGATGCGCAAACCTTTGAGCTTGGGTGCCAGGCGCGCAAAGCTGTTGGCGTTGTCGAGCCAGCCATGCAGGGCAATCACCGGCAGACCGTCCTCGGGACCGAACAAGTGCGCCGCCAGTTCGATATGCGGCAGGCTCAGGCGCACTTCTTCGAAGGTCGGGTTCATGCGCAATCCTTCTGTTGGCGGCGCTCCCAGCGCGTAAACAGCTCTTTGAGCAGGCGCGCCGTGTCTTGCGGACGCTCGAGCGGGAACATGTGCCCGCCGGGCATGCTCAGCGCTTCACCCTGCGGCAGGCGCCCGACGAATCGGCTGTGATGACGCATGACCACGCGGCTCTTGTGGCCACGCACCACGGCCAGCGGCACCTGCAATTGGCGCGTGCGGCCCGGACTGGTGTGCGGCACGCCGCGATAGATACTGATTTCGGTGGCGGGGTCGAAGCGCAGACGCAGCTTGTCGCCGACCGCATGCAGCCCGTGTTGCAGGTAGGCATCGAAACATTCCGGATCGAAACCGCGAAACAGGGTCTTGCCGGCAAAATAGCTGCGCGCCGTGTCGAGATCGGCGAACTCTTCGCGCCGCCCCAACGTACGTCCGGCCGGGGTCAGTTTGTCGATAAAGCCGAAGCGCTTGGCCGCGCGGATCACCCACTGGTCTGTGCGAGTCAGCACCGGCGAGTCGAGCATGACCACGCCGCGATACAGCTCAGGGCAACGCAACGCCGCGTGCAGGTGCAACACA
The Pseudomonas fluorescens genome window above contains:
- a CDS encoding response regulator; the protein is MHNTQITVTDEQKDDKRWSIRALIVDDDVPIRELMIDYLARFNIHASGVTDGAAMRQAMQAEHFDVVVLDLMLPGEDGLSLCRWLRAESDIPILMLTARCEPTDRIIGLELGADDYMAKPFEPRELVARIQTILRRVRDDRTEQRANIRFDNWRLNSVLRQLIADDGLVVPLSNAEFRLLWVFIERPRRVLSREQLLDAARGRSIEAFDRSIDLLVSRLRQKLGDDPKAPQLIKTVRGEGYLFDARDIG
- a CDS encoding sensor histidine kinase, with protein sequence MRARFDTLFGRLFGMLFVAIVLAHLLAFAWFHHYGPPPPPPPPEFAEGVDGQRPPPDPRFAHRPPRPWFGGPLVPLTFQFISLMIAAWYGAKLLSRPIQRLSDAAERLSENLDSPPLDESGPREARQAAHTFNLMQQRIREQVQQRARMLGAVSHDLRTPLSRLKLRLEQIDDEKLQGQMRQDLNDMIGMLDATLTYLHEQRTSEALQLMDVQALVESLCENAQDQGADVEVSGHCAPLQVQPMALRSCINNLMDNALRYAGQARIELQDQREQLLIRVIDHGPGIAEDKREAVFEPFFRLEGSRNRNSGGVGLGMTIAREAAQRLGGQLNLEETPGGGLTAIIRLPRT
- the xopAW gene encoding EF-hand domain-containing protein, whose translation is MIGSVSNYTSYTSTSSTTQNARSQQLQKQLFAKLDSNGDGAVDQDELKSALSQKSDDGLLVNLSKQFGDLDSDASGSLSAEEMTAMAPPPPPQDQAPNTDLADALISALDADGDGAISSDELSTGLTSAGSSADSNQIFSALDKNKDGTVSQDELTASLTPPPPPPPQQASSNELFSQLDADGDGSISETELSSALQSSDSASTISTDTSAALLKVLDSDSSGGVSSDELKAALQAGRERPPEEQTASTQTTSEALNRMIANLSKQYSLDNAAPVGKYLNVAT
- a CDS encoding AI-2E family transporter, with translation MLNNDRLLVQILLLVLFGASLWVMAPFWSALFWGAVLAFASWPLMRLLTRWLNGRESLAAAILTLGWMLLVAAPLVWLGFNLADHVRDATAFIKDVQVDGLPEAPVWLGSVPLVGERLVGIWNSIDQQGAALMVSIKPYLGQVGNWLLARSAQIGGGILELTLSIVFVFFFYRDGPRLAAFVHGLLQRLIGERAGYYIELVAGTVQRVVNGVIGTAAAQAVLALVGFLIAGVPGALVLGIVTFLLSLIPMGPPLVWIPATAWLAWKGEYGMAVFLGIWGTFIISGVDNVLKPYLISRGGNLPLVIVLLGVFGGLIAFGFIGLFIGPTLLAVAYSLLTDWSKSQARV
- a CDS encoding DUF4892 domain-containing protein yields the protein MRSLSLLALCCFSSVSFAADVPGSQDLQIVPRLADAQIVDYRPPVELERIYPLGSIRKISGQLRFDGQVTARGQTTSVTYELPPEHSATEAFTAAREALQKQDAELLFWCQARDCGESSLWANEVFGNSKLYGADEQQAYLLLRLAAPKDNTLVALYSITRGNRKAYLHVEQFEAGAPLGVLLPTSATLLRQLKSTGELDFPKLTGDPDDTWLRLISRGLNLDTTQRVTIAGPKAEAWRQALIGQGVRAARMEAGSADGSGLRIDLLR
- a CDS encoding alpha/beta hydrolase — translated: MNPTFEEVRLSLPHIELAAHLFGPEDGLPVIALHGWLDNANSFARLAPKLKGLRIIALDMAGHGHSGHRPNGAGYALWDYAHDVLQVAEQLGWKRFGLLGHSMGAIVSLVLAGSLPERITHLALIDGVIPPTDKGENAAERMGMALQAQLDLREKRKPVYNTLDRAIEARMKGLVAVSREAAELLAQRGLMPVPGGYTWRTDNRLTLPSPLRLTQEQAMAFVQRITCPAQLVVAADGMLAKHPELLERLPFSQEQLAGGHHLHLNDESGADLVADCFNRFFAIP
- a CDS encoding alpha/beta fold hydrolase, with protein sequence MSQPIFFAHANGFPSGTYGKLFAALAPEYRVAHLEQHAHDPRFPADDNWYNLVDELIHHLQQQDQPVWGVGHSFGGVLHLHAALRCPELYRGVVMLDSPVLTRTDQWVIRAAKRFGFIDKLTPAGRTLGRREEFADLDTARSYFAGKTLFRGFDPECFDAYLQHGLHAVGDKLRLRFDPATEISIYRGVPHTSPGRTRQLQVPLAVVRGHKSRVVMRHHSRFVGRLPQGEALSMPGGHMFPLERPQDTARLLKELFTRWERRQQKDCA